One Paroedura picta isolate Pp20150507F chromosome 16, Ppicta_v3.0, whole genome shotgun sequence genomic region harbors:
- the PPP1R3E gene encoding protein phosphatase 1 regulatory subunit 3E, whose protein sequence is MARAPPSPLTPSNIPRNLSYIAGLYERAYYRTSRPSLAEDSGTEGSESESESRPRSRPRRRRHLFGGPRRRGRRRTRSAPARGRSRGASRSRSPGTRKRVRFADSLGLELTSVRQFWPNDLPQVPERVHAQLRRDSLSHFAPCLPFCPPVTDVLNLWCLLEPTFPDPLSMPDFLPRLLAQCVLLEGARAEGSCVSGTIRVLNLAYEKRVSVRYTWDSWATQREARASYAAPAGRDRDHADRFAFRLPLPVPLPPGVCLEFALCYLVGGKEFWDNNQGRNYCLRPPPSVEEEDEPPSPTQDCCETGWIHFI, encoded by the exons ATGGCCCgagccccaccctcccctctgACCCCCAGCAACATCCCAAGGAACCTCAGCTACATCGCCGGCCTGTACGAGCGTGCCTACTACCGGACCTCCCGGCCAAGCTTGGCCGAAGACTCCGGCACCGAGGGCTCCGAATCGGAGTCGGAGAGCAGGCCCCGGAGCAGGCCCCGCAGACGCCGCCACCTCTTCGGGGGCCCAAGAAGGAGGGGCAGGCGCCGGACCCGATCCGCCCCGGCCAGGGGCAGAAGCCGGGGTGCCTCCCGCAGCCGGAGTCCCGGCACTCGCAAAAGGGTCCGTTTTGCTGACTCCCTCGGCCTGGAGCTCACCAGCGTGCGGCAGTTCTGGCCCAACGACCTGCCACAGGTGCCGGAGCGGGTCCACGCCCAGCTGAGGCGCGACTCCCTCAGCCATTTTGCCccctgcctgcctttctgcccGCCGGTGACG GATGTGCTGAATCTATGGTGCCTGCTGGAGCCCACCTTCCCCGACCCGCTTTCGATGCCCGATTTCTTGCCACGCCTCTTGGCCCAGTGCGTCCTGCTGGAAGGAGCCCGCGCTGAAGGCTCTTGCGTGTCCGGGACCATTCGGGTGCTCAACTTGGCCTACGAGAAACGGGTCTCCGTGCGCTACACCTGGGACTCCTGGGCCACTCAGCGCGAAGCCCGGGCTTCCTACGCCGCCCCTGCAGGGCGGGACCGGGACCACGCCGACCGCTTCGCCTTCCGCCTGCCCCTGCCTGTCCCGTTGCCCCCAGGGGTCTGCCTGGAGTTCGCGCTCTGCTACCTGGTGGGCGGGAAGGAGTTTTGGGACAACAACCAAGGGCGTAACTATTGCCTGAGGCCCCCGCCCTCCGTGGAAGAGGAGGACGAGCCCCCCAGCCCCACTCAAGActgctgtgagacaggatggatcCATTTCATATAG
- the LOC143826653 gene encoding twisted gastrulation protein homolog 1-B-like, producing MPCGLALLLVAATWAVASSADGCNKALCASDVSKCLLQEVCQCEANQAGCPCCQECAFCLGNLWESCCECVGLCDERPASAPRSAQRSSMHNLMSPVPSLFRALMAISDNDSPVGWSILTLPVEEELWQNHVDTSHLLLGPHTGLAPPDTKGLNGTAPPCQAIFFNECLSMSRCRAACQSVGAWRYRWFHNACCQCLGPDCRGYGGAQAQCANCRE from the exons ATGCCGTGTGGCCTGGCCCTGCTCTTGGTGGCCGCGACGTGGGCCGTGGCCTCCTCCGCCGACGGGTGTAACAAGGCATTGTGCGCCAGCGATGTCAGCAAGTGCCTCTTGCAG GAAGTGTGCCAGTGTGAGGCGAACCAGGCCGGCTGCCCATGCTGCCAGGAGTGCGCCTTTTGCCTGGGGAACTTGTGGGAATCCTGCTGCGAATGTGTGG GGCTCTGTGACGAACGCCCGGCCTCTGCCCCTCGGTCTGCCCAGAGGAGTTCCATGCACAACCTGATGTCCCCCGTCCCCTCGCTCTTTCGGGCCCTCATGGCGATCTCCGACAacgactcccctgtggggtggaGCATCCTGACCCTGCCCGTTGAAGAGGAGCTGTGGCAGAACCACGTGGACACGAGCCACCTCTTGCTGGGGCCGCACACTG gcctggCCCCCCCGGACACCAAGGGCCTCAACGGCACGGCGCCCCCCTGCCAGGCGATCTTCTTCAACGAGTGCCTGTCCATGAGCCGATGCCGCGCGGCCTGCCAGTCGGTCGGGGCCTGGCGCTACCGCTGGTTCCACAATGCCTGCTGCCAGTGTTTGGGACCCGACTGCCGGGGCTACGGGGGAGCGCAGGCCCAGTGTGCCAATTGCCGGGAATGA
- the HOMEZ gene encoding homeobox and leucine zipper protein Homez, protein MPPNKDTPGCLGSPPSLICLPPISEDLQLVWTQAAQTSELDGNQLLLQTFSYFPYPSLSDLALLCLRHGLHMEKVKAWFMAQRLRCGISWSAEEIEETRARLIYHQDQLHFSCLLAGDDRNCSHQSYKSHECHPPGPAPLHQPVKYENHPCDVTSSSHCSTAPGTRALGRISQATWEQKGNGLPQPSKAQESGGLVFHHNTKETLSSTYLPSTAASTDYKCQNSHTTAWDLTKASPLPSEPTVAAAVNGKHRPVMPPACTSSRTSLPSSVATSSVESCRPQNDQCPAQDQQQASGCLSDVLRKPRRKTKEQLDLLKSFFLGCQWARREDYHYLEQVTGLPRGEIIQWFGDTRYALKHGQLRWFRDNSGQSVEPAASLPPQPLQPSHPNAMPSERFWEAHPQPRDKDLPLHCQEPGRSHSPAPYEVEVCLGDEEEEDEEVRAALLKEEDEDYEEEEEEEEEDDDEDWTM, encoded by the coding sequence ATGCCCCCCAATAAGGACACTCCCGGTTGCCTCGGCTCCCCGCCGAGCCTGATTTGCCTGCCGCCCATCTCTGAAGACCTCCAGCTGGTGTGGACGCAAGCGGCGCAGACGAGCGAACTGGATGGCAACCAGCTCCTGCTGCAGACTTTCAGCTACTTCCCGTACCCCAGCCTTTCCGACCTGGCCTTGCTCTGCCTGCGGCAcgggctgcacatggagaaggtcAAGGCCTGGTTCATGGCCCAGCGGCTCCGCTGCGGCATCAGCTGGAGCGCGGAAGAGATCGAGGAGACTCGCGCTCGCCTCATTTACCACCAGGACCAGCTTCACTTCAGCTGCCTGCTGGCTGGGGACGATCGCAACTGCTCCCATCAGTCTTATAAGAGCCACGAATGCCACCCGCCGGGACCTGCCCCTCTGCACCAGCCAGTTAAATATGAGAACCACCCGTGTGACGTCACTTCCTCAAGCCATTGCAGCACAGCCCCGGGAACAAGGGCGCTTGGAAGAATCAGCCAGGCCACCTGGGAACAGAAGGGGAATGGCTTGCCACAACCTAGCAAAGCTCAGGAGAGCGGTGGACTTGTATTTCATCACAATACCAAAGAGACCCTTTCCAGCACTTACCTGCCCTCCACAGCCGCCAGCACGGATTACAAATGCCAGAACTCTCACACCACGGCCTGGGACCTCACCAAAGCCTCTCCGCTGCCCTCTGAACCGACCGTGGCAGCAGCCGTGAACGGCAAACATCGCCCGGTGATGCCCCCAGCGTGCACTTCTAGCAGAACTTCCTTGCCCTCCTCGGTTGCCACTTCTTCCGTTGAATCTTGCAGGCCACAAAATGACCAGTGTCCTGCGCAGGACCAGCAGCAAGCTTCCGGCTGCCTCTCGGATGTTTTGCGCAAGCCTAGGCGAAAGACCAAGGAGCAGCTGGATCTGCTGAAATCCTTCTTCCTGGGCTGCCAGTGGGCCAGGCGGGAGGACTATCACTACCTGGAGCAGGTCACGGGGCTGCCACGGGGCGAGATCATCCAGTGGTTTGGAGACACTCGCTACGCCCTCAAGCACGGCCAGCTGAGGTGGTTCAGGGACAATTCGGGACAGAGCGTAGAGCCCGCTGCCTCGTTGCCTCCTCAGCCGCTGCAGCCTAGCCATCCAAACGCAATGCCGTCGGAGCGGTTCTGGGAAGCTCATCCGCAACCGCGGGATAAAGACTTGCCCCTGCATTGCCAGGAACCGGGTCGCTCACATTCACCAGCGCCCTATGAGGTGGAGGTCTGTTTAGGGGacgaggaggaagaagatgaggaggTGAGAGCAGCTTTGTTAAAAGAGGAAGATGAAGactatgaagaagaggaggaggaggaggaagaggatgacgATGAGGACTGGACTATGTAG
- the RNF212B gene encoding E3 ubiquitin-protein ligase RNF212B isoform X1: protein MQADSSQEFSGKSGSLRLLATWTGFIAPGVLSRKELIFVLPAVDTYFAKNVLVQMKPEAKKFFKSPVEIALKYFANISQVWKFQKGQMELMVSFYKNKASKTEGALQQANEKLTAQEKELEAIREENKKLKRMYLNVTKDSPRHYQGNRNSTPRPVAITPPSQTVTPRPRFQHSSEVVSRSSSTDSLPLRVTHPSAFQHGAGATQITPNMMTPADSGIATPSPASSQSLFYRASSSTHTPSLNIFNLQPPMMRPSQNASYSRQQHETPAVSLNIFSDHMERAHIPEYHSTERLQPMQLRFTPHSTPCYQSRPHSISRVYQQ from the exons GAGTTCAGTGGGAAGTCTGGTTCACTGCGTCTTCTTGCAACATGGACTGGTTTCATTGCACCCGGTGTTTTATCCAGGAAGGAACTGATTTTTGTCTTGCCAGCTGTGGACACATATTTTGCAAAAAATGTGCTGGTACAG ATGAAACCGGAAGCCAAAAAGTTTTTCAAAAGCCCTGTTGAAATTGCACTCAAATATTTTGCCAATATTTCTCAG GTGTGGAAATTCCAGAAGGGCCAGATGGAGCTAATGGTCTCTTTCTACAAAAACAAAGCTTCTAAAACAGAGGGAGCCCTGCAGCAAGCTAATGAGAAGCTAACTGCTCAGGAAAA GGAACTGGAGGCAATAAGGGAAGAGAATAAGAAGCTGAAGAGGATGTACCTAAACGTCACGAAG GATTCTCCAAGGCACTACCAGGGAAACAG AAACAGTACCCCAAGGCCAGTTGCCATCACCCCACCATCCCAGACAG TTACACCACGGCCTCGCTTCCAGCACTCCAGCGAAGTGGTCAG ccgctcctcttccacagacTCTCTCCCCTTACGAGTGACCCACCCATCAGCTTTCCAA CATGGTGCAGGAGCCACCCAGATTACCCCAAACATGATGACCCCAGCTGACTCTGGTATTG CGACTCCGTCTCCAGCTTCTTCTCAAAGTTTATTCTACAG GGCTTCTTCCTCTACTCATACCCCTAGCTTGAACATCTTTAACCTACAGCCCCCCATGATGAGGCCAAGTCAGAATGCAAGCTACAGTAGACAGCAACACGAAACTCCGGCCGTCAGCCTTAACATATTCTCTG ACCACATGGAGAGGGCCCATATTCCAGAATACCACAGCACTGAGAGGCTGCAGCCCATGCAG CTGAGATTCACTCCTCACTCTACCCCATGTTATCAGAGCAG GCCCCATTCTATCAGCAGAGTCTACCAGCAATAA
- the RNF212B gene encoding E3 ubiquitin-protein ligase RNF212B isoform X2, translated as MDWFHCTRCFIQEGTDFCLASCGHIFCKKCAGTDKCPSCGTSCKYLLLNDNMKPEAKKFFKSPVEIALKYFANISQVWKFQKGQMELMVSFYKNKASKTEGALQQANEKLTAQEKELEAIREENKKLKRMYLNVTKDSPRHYQGNRNSTPRPVAITPPSQTVTPRPRFQHSSEVVSRSSSTDSLPLRVTHPSAFQHGAGATQITPNMMTPADSGIATPSPASSQSLFYRASSSTHTPSLNIFNLQPPMMRPSQNASYSRQQHETPAVSLNIFSDHMERAHIPEYHSTERLQPMQLRFTPHSTPCYQSRPHSISRVYQQ; from the exons ATGGACTGGTTTCATTGCACCCGGTGTTTTATCCAGGAAGGAACTGATTTTTGTCTTGCCAGCTGTGGACACATATTTTGCAAAAAATGTGCTGGTACAG ATAAATGCCCATCTTGTGGAACAAGCTGCAAATATTTGCTTCTCAATGACAAT ATGAAACCGGAAGCCAAAAAGTTTTTCAAAAGCCCTGTTGAAATTGCACTCAAATATTTTGCCAATATTTCTCAG GTGTGGAAATTCCAGAAGGGCCAGATGGAGCTAATGGTCTCTTTCTACAAAAACAAAGCTTCTAAAACAGAGGGAGCCCTGCAGCAAGCTAATGAGAAGCTAACTGCTCAGGAAAA GGAACTGGAGGCAATAAGGGAAGAGAATAAGAAGCTGAAGAGGATGTACCTAAACGTCACGAAG GATTCTCCAAGGCACTACCAGGGAAACAG AAACAGTACCCCAAGGCCAGTTGCCATCACCCCACCATCCCAGACAG TTACACCACGGCCTCGCTTCCAGCACTCCAGCGAAGTGGTCAG ccgctcctcttccacagacTCTCTCCCCTTACGAGTGACCCACCCATCAGCTTTCCAA CATGGTGCAGGAGCCACCCAGATTACCCCAAACATGATGACCCCAGCTGACTCTGGTATTG CGACTCCGTCTCCAGCTTCTTCTCAAAGTTTATTCTACAG GGCTTCTTCCTCTACTCATACCCCTAGCTTGAACATCTTTAACCTACAGCCCCCCATGATGAGGCCAAGTCAGAATGCAAGCTACAGTAGACAGCAACACGAAACTCCGGCCGTCAGCCTTAACATATTCTCTG ACCACATGGAGAGGGCCCATATTCCAGAATACCACAGCACTGAGAGGCTGCAGCCCATGCAG CTGAGATTCACTCCTCACTCTACCCCATGTTATCAGAGCAG GCCCCATTCTATCAGCAGAGTCTACCAGCAATAA
- the RNF212B gene encoding E3 ubiquitin-protein ligase RNF212B isoform X3: MQADSSQMKPEAKKFFKSPVEIALKYFANISQVWKFQKGQMELMVSFYKNKASKTEGALQQANEKLTAQEKELEAIREENKKLKRMYLNVTKDSPRHYQGNRNSTPRPVAITPPSQTVTPRPRFQHSSEVVSRSSSTDSLPLRVTHPSAFQHGAGATQITPNMMTPADSGIATPSPASSQSLFYRASSSTHTPSLNIFNLQPPMMRPSQNASYSRQQHETPAVSLNIFSDHMERAHIPEYHSTERLQPMQLRFTPHSTPCYQSRPHSISRVYQQ; this comes from the exons ATGAAACCGGAAGCCAAAAAGTTTTTCAAAAGCCCTGTTGAAATTGCACTCAAATATTTTGCCAATATTTCTCAG GTGTGGAAATTCCAGAAGGGCCAGATGGAGCTAATGGTCTCTTTCTACAAAAACAAAGCTTCTAAAACAGAGGGAGCCCTGCAGCAAGCTAATGAGAAGCTAACTGCTCAGGAAAA GGAACTGGAGGCAATAAGGGAAGAGAATAAGAAGCTGAAGAGGATGTACCTAAACGTCACGAAG GATTCTCCAAGGCACTACCAGGGAAACAG AAACAGTACCCCAAGGCCAGTTGCCATCACCCCACCATCCCAGACAG TTACACCACGGCCTCGCTTCCAGCACTCCAGCGAAGTGGTCAG ccgctcctcttccacagacTCTCTCCCCTTACGAGTGACCCACCCATCAGCTTTCCAA CATGGTGCAGGAGCCACCCAGATTACCCCAAACATGATGACCCCAGCTGACTCTGGTATTG CGACTCCGTCTCCAGCTTCTTCTCAAAGTTTATTCTACAG GGCTTCTTCCTCTACTCATACCCCTAGCTTGAACATCTTTAACCTACAGCCCCCCATGATGAGGCCAAGTCAGAATGCAAGCTACAGTAGACAGCAACACGAAACTCCGGCCGTCAGCCTTAACATATTCTCTG ACCACATGGAGAGGGCCCATATTCCAGAATACCACAGCACTGAGAGGCTGCAGCCCATGCAG CTGAGATTCACTCCTCACTCTACCCCATGTTATCAGAGCAG GCCCCATTCTATCAGCAGAGTCTACCAGCAATAA